From Amycolatopsis sp. YIM 10, the proteins below share one genomic window:
- the ftsW gene encoding putative lipid II flippase FtsW, with protein sequence MTAAEQTDQESKTGAGRAARRRAKGERQPRSFSAEQFALTAWLSRPLASFHLVLAVTGTLTVIGIVMVLSASSPSSYNPETGSSVYALFQKHLMFVGIGSLAFLIGLRVSLRRIRALSSTAMVVCLGLLMLVLTPLGKNVNGSQGWFVVGPFSLQPVELAKVALALWGAHILVIKYNVLHQWRHLLVPVVPAALLMFALVMAQPDLGGTVTLGVVLVALLWFAGAPKRLFGVILAGGVGGAVILALVAQYRLDRVMTFLNPGADPQGKGLQANQALYAIAEGGFFGKGLVQGQSKWRYLPNVQHDFIFALIGEELGFVGCVVVIGLFGLLAVVGMRIATRNLDPWIRIVAGTLTVWVVAQAAINIGYVIGLLPVTGVTLPLISYGGTSLVVTMLLLGILANCARHEPEAVAALRTQGPGKFGRLLRLPAPEPYRPPTKRRGSTGTRSSGTKRGRPAARGGGRPVPGERRGGATRATTARSSTARSSTARGSAARGSSTRRGRR encoded by the coding sequence GTGACAGCAGCTGAGCAGACCGACCAGGAGAGCAAGACCGGCGCGGGCCGGGCCGCGCGGCGCCGCGCCAAGGGCGAGCGCCAGCCGAGGAGCTTTTCCGCCGAGCAGTTCGCGCTGACCGCGTGGCTGTCGCGGCCGCTGGCCTCGTTCCACCTGGTGCTCGCCGTCACCGGCACGCTGACGGTGATCGGGATCGTGATGGTGCTGTCGGCCTCGTCGCCGTCCTCCTACAATCCCGAGACCGGCTCGTCGGTCTACGCGCTGTTCCAGAAGCACCTGATGTTCGTCGGCATCGGCTCGCTGGCCTTCCTGATCGGGCTGCGGGTCTCGCTGCGCCGGATCCGGGCGCTGTCGTCCACCGCGATGGTGGTCTGCCTCGGCCTGCTGATGCTGGTGCTCACCCCGCTCGGCAAGAACGTCAACGGCTCGCAGGGCTGGTTCGTGGTCGGGCCGTTCTCGCTGCAGCCGGTCGAACTGGCCAAGGTGGCGCTGGCGCTGTGGGGCGCGCACATCCTGGTGATCAAGTACAACGTGCTGCACCAGTGGCGGCACCTGCTGGTCCCGGTGGTGCCCGCGGCGCTGCTGATGTTCGCGCTGGTGATGGCGCAGCCCGACCTCGGCGGCACGGTCACCCTCGGCGTGGTGCTGGTCGCGCTGCTGTGGTTCGCCGGCGCGCCGAAGCGGCTGTTCGGGGTGATCCTGGCCGGCGGTGTCGGTGGCGCGGTGATCCTGGCGCTGGTCGCGCAGTACCGGCTGGACCGGGTGATGACCTTTCTCAATCCCGGCGCCGATCCGCAGGGCAAGGGGCTGCAGGCCAACCAGGCGCTCTACGCCATCGCCGAGGGCGGGTTCTTCGGCAAGGGACTGGTGCAGGGGCAGTCGAAGTGGCGCTACCTGCCGAACGTGCAGCACGACTTCATCTTCGCGCTGATCGGCGAGGAACTCGGCTTTGTCGGCTGCGTGGTGGTGATCGGCCTGTTCGGCCTGCTCGCCGTGGTCGGCATGCGGATCGCCACGCGTAACCTGGACCCGTGGATCCGGATCGTGGCCGGCACGCTGACGGTGTGGGTGGTCGCGCAGGCGGCGATCAACATCGGCTACGTGATCGGGCTGCTGCCGGTCACCGGGGTGACCCTGCCGCTGATCTCCTACGGCGGCACCTCACTGGTGGTGACCATGCTGCTGCTCGGCATCCTGGCCAACTGCGCCCGGCACGAACCGGAGGCGGTGGCCGCACTGCGCACCCAGGGGCCGGGTAAATTCGGGCGACTGCTGCGCCTGCCGGCGCCGGAGCCGTACCGGCCGCCGACCAAGCGCCGTGGCTCCACCGGTACGCGGAGCAGCGGGACCAAGCGCGGCCGCCCGGCGGCCCGCGGTGGCGGCAGGCCCGTCCCCGGGGAGCGGCGCGGTGGCGCGACGAGGGCCACTACCGCACGTAGCAGTACCGCACGCAGCAGTACCGCACGCGGAAGTGCGGCACGCGGAAGTTCGACACGGAGAGGACGTCGGTGA
- the murF gene encoding UDP-N-acetylmuramoyl-tripeptide--D-alanyl-D-alanine ligase codes for MIALTLAEIAEIVGGRLHGTDGSPRVTGSVEFDSRQLTEGGLFLALPGEKVDGHTFAAKAVAAGAAGVLAAREVDAPAVIVPPLDEGVANERAMVLTGDTDGSGAAVLAALGKLARHVVRELSKTGLTVVGVTGSSGKTSTKDLIAQLLEPLGPTVAPPGSFNNELGHPWTALRADTSTRYLVLEMSARGPGHIAELAEIAPPRFGVVLNVGSAHVGEFGSREGIAKAKGELPEALPEDGVAVLNFDDPLVAGMASRTKARIVGVGEHPDATVRAENLVLDEQARASFRLVTPAGSAEVKLPLHGEHHVGNALSAAAVAMELGASVADVAARLSAVTRRSARRMEVTTREDGLLVLNDSYNANPESVRAALKTLASMSAGRRSWAVLGVMGELGADSVTAHDEIGRLAVRLNIGRLVVVGEDAAAMHQGASHEGSWGEESVLVPDTDAAIALLREQLRPQDVVLVKASKVAALWRVADAVLAGTGGEA; via the coding sequence GTGATCGCGCTGACCCTGGCCGAGATCGCCGAGATCGTCGGCGGACGGCTGCACGGCACCGACGGCAGCCCACGGGTGACCGGATCGGTGGAGTTCGATTCGCGGCAGCTGACCGAAGGCGGGCTCTTCCTCGCGTTGCCGGGGGAGAAGGTCGACGGGCACACCTTCGCCGCCAAGGCGGTCGCCGCCGGTGCGGCCGGGGTGCTCGCCGCCCGCGAGGTCGACGCGCCCGCGGTGATCGTGCCGCCGCTGGACGAGGGCGTGGCGAACGAGCGCGCGATGGTGCTCACCGGGGACACCGACGGCTCCGGTGCCGCCGTGCTGGCCGCGCTCGGCAAGCTCGCCAGGCACGTGGTCCGCGAGCTGTCGAAAACCGGGCTGACCGTGGTGGGCGTGACCGGTTCGTCCGGCAAGACCTCCACCAAGGACCTGATCGCGCAGCTGCTCGAACCGCTCGGCCCGACGGTCGCGCCGCCCGGTTCGTTCAACAACGAGCTGGGTCACCCGTGGACCGCGCTGCGTGCCGACACCAGCACCCGGTACCTGGTGCTGGAGATGTCGGCCCGCGGCCCAGGGCACATCGCCGAGCTGGCCGAGATCGCCCCGCCGCGCTTCGGCGTGGTGCTCAACGTCGGCAGCGCGCACGTCGGCGAGTTCGGCTCGCGCGAAGGCATCGCCAAGGCCAAGGGCGAGCTGCCGGAGGCGCTGCCGGAAGACGGTGTCGCGGTGCTCAACTTCGACGATCCGCTGGTCGCGGGCATGGCCTCGCGGACGAAGGCGCGGATCGTCGGCGTCGGTGAACATCCCGACGCGACCGTGCGCGCCGAGAACCTGGTGCTCGACGAGCAGGCCCGCGCGTCCTTCCGGCTGGTCACCCCGGCCGGTTCCGCGGAGGTGAAGCTGCCGCTGCACGGCGAGCACCACGTGGGCAACGCGCTCTCGGCCGCCGCCGTCGCGATGGAACTCGGCGCTTCGGTGGCCGATGTCGCCGCCCGGCTCTCGGCGGTGACCCGGCGCTCCGCCCGGCGCATGGAGGTCACGACCAGGGAAGACGGCCTGCTCGTGCTGAACGATTCGTACAACGCCAACCCGGAATCGGTCCGTGCGGCGCTGAAGACGCTCGCCTCGATGAGCGCGGGCCGCCGATCTTGGGCGGTCCTCGGTGTGATGGGCGAACTCGGTGCCGATAGCGTGACCGCGCACGACGAGATCGGCCGCCTGGCCGTCCGGCTGAACATCGGCAGGCTCGTGGTGGTCGGCGAGGACGCCGCCGCGATGCATCAAGGCGCGAGCCACGAAGGTTCATGGGGAGAGGAGTCCGTCCTGGTGCCCGACACCGACGCCGCCATCGCCTTGCTGCGCGAACAGCTGCGGCCGCAGGACGTGGTGCTGGTCAAGGCATCCAAGGTCGCCGCGCTCTGGCGGGTGGCCGACGCGGTGCTCGCGGGTACTGGCGGTGAGGCGTGA
- the mraY gene encoding phospho-N-acetylmuramoyl-pentapeptide-transferase — translation MISILIAASVGLLVSILLTPYLIRVFSRQGFGQEIREEGPAGHKSKRGTPTMGGVAIIIAMVVGYFVAHLINWMGDDSSSGPSASGLLVLFLGVGLGVVGFLDDFIKIRKQRNLGLNKTAKIVGQVVVGVAFAVLALQFADENGLSPASMNLSYVRDIELIVLPIPLFVLFTLVVISGWSNAVNFTDGLDGLAGGAAAMVLATYVVISFWQARLSCAESPTAACYNVRDPLDLAVVAAAATGACVGFLWWNAAPAKIFMGDTGSLALGGLVAGLSMTTRTELLAIVIGGLFMVEMISVVLQIAVFRTTRRRLFRMAPFHHHFELAGWAETTVIIRFWLLSAICCMFGLGLFYSEQLAGGG, via the coding sequence GTGATCAGCATCCTGATCGCGGCATCCGTCGGCCTGCTGGTCTCCATCCTGCTCACGCCGTACCTGATCCGGGTGTTCTCCCGGCAGGGCTTCGGCCAGGAGATCCGCGAGGAGGGCCCGGCCGGGCACAAGTCCAAGCGCGGCACGCCGACCATGGGTGGCGTGGCGATCATCATCGCGATGGTCGTCGGTTACTTCGTCGCCCACCTGATCAACTGGATGGGCGACGACTCCAGCAGCGGCCCGTCGGCGTCCGGCCTGCTGGTGCTCTTCCTCGGCGTCGGCCTCGGTGTGGTCGGTTTCCTGGACGACTTCATCAAGATCCGCAAGCAGCGCAACCTCGGCCTGAACAAAACGGCGAAGATCGTCGGCCAGGTCGTGGTCGGCGTCGCCTTCGCGGTGCTGGCGCTGCAGTTCGCCGACGAGAACGGGCTCAGCCCGGCGTCGATGAACCTGTCCTACGTGCGCGACATCGAGCTGATCGTGCTGCCGATCCCGCTGTTCGTGCTGTTCACCCTGGTGGTCATCTCCGGCTGGTCGAACGCGGTGAACTTCACCGACGGCCTGGACGGCCTCGCCGGTGGCGCGGCGGCGATGGTGCTGGCCACCTACGTGGTGATCTCGTTCTGGCAGGCCAGGCTCAGCTGCGCGGAGAGCCCCACCGCCGCCTGCTACAACGTGCGCGACCCGCTGGACCTCGCGGTGGTCGCCGCGGCCGCCACCGGCGCCTGCGTCGGCTTCCTGTGGTGGAACGCCGCGCCCGCGAAGATCTTCATGGGCGACACCGGTTCGCTGGCGCTCGGCGGCCTGGTCGCCGGGCTGTCCATGACCACCCGCACCGAACTGCTCGCCATCGTCATCGGCGGCCTGTTCATGGTCGAGATGATCTCGGTGGTGCTGCAGATCGCGGTCTTCCGCACCACCCGGCGGCGGCTGTTCCGGATGGCGCCGTTCCACCACCACTTCGAGCTGGCCGGCTGGGCCGAGACCACGGTGATCATCCGGTTCTGGCTGCTGTCGGCGATCTGCTGCATGTTCGGCCTCGGCCTGTTCTACAGCGAACAGCTGGCCGGCGGCGGTTAA
- the murG gene encoding undecaprenyldiphospho-muramoylpentapeptide beta-N-acetylglucosaminyltransferase: MTDPAVGADRAVDQAAPTVVVAGGGTAGHIEPALALADAVKRLRPDAKVIALGTARGLETKLVPERGYPLELIPPVPMPRKPTPELLRLPLKVRDSVKKTREVLDRVGADVVVGFGGYVALPAYLAARGRVPIVVHEANKTAGLANKVGARFAKRVAVAVPGTPLPNAEVVGIPLRRSITTLDRAALRAEAREHFGLDPDAPTLLVFGGSQGAGSINNAVSGAAKDFADAGIGVLHAHGPKNTLVVQEFPDKPAYVPVPYLERMDLAYAAADAVLCRSGAMTAAEVSAVGLPAIFVPLPHGNGEQALNAKPAVDAGAALLVEDADLTTGKVAELVVPLVADAARVAKMSAAAVGLGHREADEVLARIVLEAAAK; this comes from the coding sequence GTGACAGACCCGGCAGTTGGAGCGGACAGAGCCGTCGATCAGGCGGCGCCGACGGTGGTGGTGGCCGGCGGCGGCACCGCGGGCCACATCGAACCCGCCCTCGCGCTCGCGGACGCGGTCAAGCGCCTGCGGCCGGACGCGAAGGTGATCGCGCTCGGTACCGCGCGCGGCCTGGAGACCAAGCTGGTGCCGGAGCGGGGTTACCCGCTGGAGCTGATCCCGCCGGTGCCGATGCCCCGCAAGCCGACGCCGGAGCTGCTCCGGCTGCCGCTGAAGGTGCGCGATTCGGTGAAGAAGACCCGCGAGGTGCTGGACCGCGTGGGGGCCGACGTGGTGGTCGGCTTCGGCGGTTACGTGGCGCTGCCCGCGTACCTGGCCGCGCGCGGGCGCGTGCCGATCGTGGTGCACGAGGCGAACAAGACGGCCGGACTGGCGAACAAGGTCGGCGCGCGGTTCGCCAAGCGGGTCGCGGTCGCCGTGCCGGGCACGCCGCTGCCCAACGCCGAGGTCGTCGGCATCCCGCTGCGCCGCTCGATCACCACGCTGGACCGCGCCGCCCTGCGCGCCGAGGCACGCGAGCACTTCGGGCTCGACCCGGACGCGCCGACCCTGCTGGTGTTCGGCGGTTCCCAGGGCGCGGGCTCGATCAACAACGCGGTTTCCGGCGCGGCCAAGGACTTCGCCGACGCCGGCATCGGCGTGCTGCACGCGCACGGCCCGAAGAACACGCTGGTGGTGCAGGAGTTCCCGGACAAGCCGGCCTACGTGCCGGTGCCGTACCTGGAGCGGATGGACCTGGCCTACGCGGCCGCCGACGCGGTGCTCTGCCGTTCCGGCGCGATGACCGCGGCCGAGGTCTCCGCGGTGGGCCTGCCGGCGATCTTCGTGCCGCTGCCGCACGGCAACGGCGAGCAGGCCCTCAACGCCAAGCCCGCGGTCGACGCCGGCGCGGCGCTGCTGGTCGAGGACGCCGACCTGACCACGGGCAAGGTGGCCGAGCTGGTGGTGCCGCTGGTGGCCGACGCGGCCAGGGTGGCGAAGATGAGCGCGGCCGCGGTGGGCCTCGGCCACCGCGAGGCCGACGAGGTGCTGGCCCGGATCGTGCTGGAGGCGGCGGCGAAATGA
- the murD gene encoding UDP-N-acetylmuramoyl-L-alanine--D-glutamate ligase, which yields MELAGRRVLVAGAGVTGKSVVTALLGLGAEVTVTDGNAERLAELDGLGAALAPGLTEPPEGTALVVTSPGWRPTAPLLVAAGVAGVEVIGDVELAWRIGQDLPVPPVWLAVTGTNGKTTTVGMLESILRAAGADAVACGNVGYAVLDAVLAGHRVLAVELSSFQLHWSNSLAPRASVVLNLAEDHIDWHGSMAEYAAAKGKIHQNSATVVHNSLDEWSVRLAAAYAPEHATPVGIGVDTPRPGELGVVEDLLVDRAFVADPVHSAEELGALSDVRPAGAHNVLNALTAAALARAYGVPADAVAKGLREFQPGAHRAVEVGEVAGIRYVNDSKATNPHAAAGSLGAYPDVVWIAGGQLKGAAVDALVEAAADRLRGVVLLGVDAPVIAAALARHAPDVPVKTLPPGDDEPMTAAVSAASAMARPGDVVVLAPAAASLDMFRDYAQRGDAFTAAVHAMAGRGPNSDSS from the coding sequence ATGGAGCTGGCCGGACGCCGTGTGCTCGTGGCCGGGGCGGGGGTGACCGGCAAGTCCGTGGTCACCGCGCTGCTCGGCCTCGGTGCCGAGGTCACCGTCACCGATGGCAACGCCGAGCGCCTCGCCGAACTCGACGGGCTGGGGGCCGCGCTGGCCCCCGGCCTGACCGAACCGCCGGAGGGCACCGCGCTGGTGGTGACCAGCCCCGGCTGGCGGCCGACCGCGCCGCTGCTGGTGGCCGCCGGGGTGGCGGGCGTCGAGGTGATCGGGGACGTCGAGCTGGCTTGGCGGATCGGCCAGGACCTGCCGGTACCGCCGGTCTGGCTGGCGGTCACCGGCACCAACGGCAAGACCACCACGGTCGGCATGCTGGAGTCGATCCTGCGCGCGGCCGGTGCCGACGCGGTGGCCTGCGGCAACGTCGGGTACGCCGTGCTGGACGCGGTACTCGCCGGGCACCGGGTGCTGGCCGTGGAGCTGTCGAGCTTCCAGCTGCACTGGTCGAACTCGCTGGCGCCGCGCGCGTCGGTGGTGCTCAACCTGGCCGAGGACCACATCGACTGGCACGGCTCGATGGCGGAATACGCCGCGGCCAAGGGCAAGATCCACCAGAACTCGGCCACCGTGGTGCACAACTCGCTCGACGAGTGGTCGGTCCGGCTGGCCGCCGCGTACGCGCCCGAGCACGCGACCCCGGTCGGCATCGGCGTGGACACCCCGCGCCCCGGCGAGCTGGGCGTGGTGGAGGATCTGCTGGTCGACCGCGCTTTTGTGGCCGATCCGGTGCACAGCGCCGAGGAACTGGGCGCCCTGTCCGACGTGCGCCCGGCCGGTGCGCACAACGTGCTGAACGCGCTCACCGCGGCGGCGTTGGCGCGTGCGTACGGCGTGCCCGCCGACGCCGTGGCCAAGGGCCTGCGGGAGTTCCAGCCGGGCGCGCACCGGGCGGTGGAGGTCGGCGAGGTGGCCGGGATCCGTTACGTCAACGACTCCAAGGCCACCAATCCGCACGCCGCCGCCGGCTCGCTCGGCGCTTACCCCGACGTGGTCTGGATCGCCGGTGGGCAGCTCAAGGGTGCCGCGGTGGACGCGCTGGTCGAGGCCGCGGCCGACCGGTTGCGCGGGGTGGTGCTGCTCGGCGTGGACGCGCCGGTGATCGCCGCCGCTTTGGCGCGACACGCGCCGGATGTCCCGGTGAAGACGCTCCCGCCGGGTGACGATGAGCCCATGACTGCGGCGGTGAGTGCGGCCAGTGCCATGGCACGTCCAGGGGACGTGGTGGTGCTCGCGCCCGCGGCCGCCTCATTGGACATGTTCCGCGACTACGCCCAGCGGGGCGATGCCTTCACTGCCGCGGTGCATGCCATGGCGGGCCGGGGGCCGAACAGTGACAGCAGCTGA
- a CDS encoding UDP-N-acetylmuramoyl-L-alanyl-D-glutamate--2,6-diaminopimelate ligase, translating to MKAVVAPPRPALTEPVPLNTLVARADARLIAPPESVENAVTGATLRAQHVLPGDLFAALPGARAHGADFADAAIAAGAAAVLTDEAGAERPAVRDAGVPVLVHPEPRQALGLMAAWIYGEPSLKLSVLGVTGTSGKTTTAYLIDSGLRAAGRTTGLIGTVETRIAGERLASAFTTPEAPDLQALFAVMVEQGVTHTAMEVSSHALALGRVTGTRFAVGAFTNLSQDHLDFHRDMEDYFAAKSLLFDGRSTTEVVVVDSAWGQALVTPHTVTVSTEPENEAAWTATELTALPTGEQSFVLHAPGGRTATAKIPLPGEFNVANALLAAAILDVTGVELPDIVRGIGEVEVPGRMERVHLGQPFTAVVDYAHKPAAVAQALDALRARTDGRVITVLGCGGDRDTAKRPMMGEAAAKRSDVLIVTDDNPRSEEPEPIRAAMLAGARSAGAAGGEIEEIGDRRAAIARAVELAGPGDIVLVAGKGHETGQEAHGVVHPFSDRDELEAAIRTRLGVHA from the coding sequence GTGAAGGCCGTCGTCGCACCGCCCCGGCCGGCGCTGACCGAGCCGGTCCCGCTGAACACGCTGGTCGCCCGCGCGGACGCCCGGCTGATCGCGCCACCCGAAAGCGTGGAGAACGCGGTGACCGGCGCGACCCTGCGCGCCCAGCACGTCCTGCCCGGCGACCTGTTCGCCGCCCTGCCCGGTGCCCGCGCCCACGGTGCGGACTTCGCCGACGCCGCGATCGCCGCCGGTGCCGCCGCGGTGCTCACCGACGAGGCCGGCGCCGAGCGCCCGGCCGTGCGCGACGCCGGGGTGCCGGTGCTCGTGCACCCCGAGCCGCGCCAGGCGCTCGGCCTGATGGCCGCCTGGATCTACGGCGAGCCGTCGCTGAAGCTCTCGGTGCTCGGCGTGACCGGTACCTCCGGCAAAACCACCACCGCGTACCTGATCGACTCCGGGCTGCGCGCGGCCGGCCGCACCACCGGGCTGATCGGCACGGTGGAGACCCGGATCGCGGGCGAGCGGCTGGCCAGTGCGTTCACCACGCCCGAGGCGCCCGATCTGCAGGCGCTGTTCGCGGTGATGGTGGAGCAGGGCGTCACGCACACCGCGATGGAGGTGTCCAGCCACGCGCTGGCGCTGGGCCGGGTCACCGGCACCCGGTTCGCGGTCGGCGCGTTCACCAACCTCTCCCAGGACCACCTCGACTTCCACCGCGACATGGAGGACTACTTCGCCGCCAAGTCGCTGCTGTTCGACGGCCGGTCCACCACCGAGGTGGTGGTGGTCGACAGCGCGTGGGGCCAGGCGCTGGTCACCCCGCACACGGTGACCGTGTCCACCGAACCGGAGAACGAGGCGGCCTGGACCGCGACCGAGTTGACCGCGTTGCCCACCGGCGAGCAGTCGTTCGTGCTGCACGCGCCCGGCGGGCGCACCGCCACCGCGAAGATCCCCTTGCCGGGGGAGTTCAACGTGGCCAACGCGTTGCTGGCGGCGGCGATCCTGGACGTCACCGGGGTGGAACTGCCCGACATCGTGCGCGGGATCGGCGAGGTCGAGGTGCCCGGCCGGATGGAACGTGTCCACTTGGGACAGCCGTTCACCGCGGTGGTCGACTACGCGCACAAACCGGCCGCGGTGGCGCAGGCGCTCGACGCGCTGCGCGCCCGCACCGACGGCCGCGTGATCACCGTGCTCGGCTGCGGCGGCGACCGCGACACGGCCAAGCGCCCGATGATGGGCGAGGCCGCGGCCAAGCGCAGCGACGTGCTGATCGTGACCGACGACAACCCCCGTTCCGAGGAACCGGAGCCGATCCGCGCGGCGATGCTCGCCGGCGCGCGCTCGGCCGGTGCCGCGGGCGGGGAGATCGAGGAGATCGGCGACCGGCGCGCTGCCATCGCGCGCGCCGTGGAACTGGCCGGACCCGGCGACATCGTGCTCGTCGCGGGCAAAGGCCACGAGACCGGGCAGGAGGCACACGGCGTGGTGCACCCCTTCTCCGACCGCGACGAGCTGGAAGCCGCGATCCGTACCCGGCTGGGGGTGCACGCGTGA
- a CDS encoding cell division protein FtsQ/DivIB, whose amino-acid sequence MTTAREARQRRRRGPGEERGPARSASASRRGRRPASARQRTGTRPSRRKAMQRRSVAILSALSVIAGLYLVFFTSLLGVRTVEVVGATSLSPDQIRAVAAVPDRRAMLRVDTDEIRDRVLTLPGVATADVSRSWPSTIEIAVSERTPIGFFNTGQEIHLVDDSGFVFKKVPVAPAGLPELKLARVGPDDLATRAATAVLISLPGQLRGQVAAVGADSPGSVRLDLNDGRQIRWGDADQLDRKTKVLAALLTQPGRIYDVSSPELPTVS is encoded by the coding sequence GTGACCACGGCCAGGGAAGCCAGGCAGCGGCGGCGGCGCGGGCCGGGCGAGGAGCGCGGACCGGCGCGGTCGGCGTCGGCCAGTCGCCGGGGTCGCCGCCCGGCCAGCGCGCGGCAGCGCACCGGCACCCGGCCGAGCCGCCGCAAGGCGATGCAGCGCCGGTCGGTGGCGATCCTCAGTGCGCTGAGCGTGATCGCCGGGCTGTACCTGGTTTTTTTCACCTCGCTGCTGGGCGTTCGCACGGTGGAGGTGGTCGGTGCGACCAGCCTCTCGCCCGACCAGATCCGCGCGGTCGCCGCGGTGCCGGACAGGCGCGCGATGCTGCGGGTGGACACCGACGAGATCCGCGACCGGGTGCTCACCCTGCCGGGTGTGGCCACCGCGGACGTCTCGCGCTCGTGGCCGTCGACCATCGAGATCGCCGTCTCCGAACGCACGCCGATCGGGTTCTTCAACACCGGCCAGGAAATCCACCTGGTCGACGATTCGGGGTTCGTGTTCAAGAAGGTGCCGGTGGCGCCCGCCGGACTGCCGGAGCTGAAGCTGGCGCGCGTCGGCCCGGACGACCTGGCCACCCGCGCGGCCACCGCGGTGCTGATCTCGCTGCCGGGACAACTGCGCGGCCAGGTCGCCGCCGTCGGCGCCGACTCACCGGGCAGCGTCCGGCTGGACCTCAACGACGGCAGGCAGATCCGCTGGGGCGACGCGGACCAGCTGGACCGCAAGACCAAGGTGCTCGCCGCCCTGCTCACCCAGCCGGGCAGGATCTACGACGTCTCCAGCCCGGAACTTCCCACGGTTTCCTGA
- the murC gene encoding UDP-N-acetylmuramate--L-alanine ligase has product MTELPEVLRRAHLIGIGGAGMSGIARILLARGAEVSGSDAKDSRAFPGLRAQGAKIAVGQAAENLDAFDGGPSAVVVSTAIKDSNPEFAAARERGIPVLHRAEALAGLMEGHRVACIAGTHGKTSTTSMLTVALQHCRLDPSFAIGGDLNESGSNAHHGTGGIFVAEADESDGSFLAYSPSVAVVTNVEPDHLDHHGTAEAYVEVFTKFVRRLEPGGLLIVCGDDAPAAELAGKAEAEGLRVQRYGRAVTGADDAKVLDYRPGPEGGVVRVAVGGKELDVLVAVPGEHMALNAVAALLAGIELGAPVEELAEGLAAFGGVRRRFEFKGRSGDVRVYDDYAHHPTEVAAQLRAVRHAAGQGRVIVLFQPHLYSRTKAFATEFAEALGLADEVVLLDVFGAREEPEPGVSGALIAEQVTSSVHYQPAFDQVVTLAADLAKPGDLVVTMGAGDVTQLGPEILAELDRRSEQG; this is encoded by the coding sequence ATGACGGAACTCCCCGAGGTGCTGCGGCGCGCGCACCTGATCGGCATCGGCGGCGCCGGGATGAGCGGTATCGCCCGCATCCTGCTCGCGCGCGGTGCCGAAGTGTCCGGTTCGGACGCGAAGGACTCCCGCGCCTTTCCCGGCCTGCGCGCGCAGGGCGCGAAGATCGCGGTCGGGCAGGCGGCGGAGAACCTGGACGCCTTCGACGGCGGGCCGAGCGCGGTGGTGGTGTCCACCGCGATCAAGGACAGCAATCCGGAGTTCGCCGCGGCGCGTGAGCGCGGCATCCCGGTGCTGCACCGGGCCGAGGCGCTGGCCGGGTTGATGGAGGGCCACCGGGTGGCCTGCATCGCCGGTACGCACGGCAAGACCTCGACCACCTCGATGCTGACCGTGGCGTTGCAGCACTGCCGGCTGGACCCGTCCTTCGCCATCGGCGGGGACCTCAACGAGTCCGGTTCGAACGCGCACCACGGCACCGGCGGCATCTTCGTCGCCGAGGCCGACGAGAGCGACGGGTCCTTCCTGGCCTACTCGCCGTCGGTCGCGGTGGTGACCAATGTGGAGCCCGACCACCTCGACCACCACGGCACCGCCGAGGCCTACGTCGAGGTGTTCACCAAGTTCGTCCGGCGGCTGGAGCCGGGCGGGCTGTTGATCGTCTGCGGTGACGACGCGCCCGCCGCGGAACTGGCGGGCAAGGCCGAGGCCGAGGGGCTGCGGGTGCAGCGCTACGGCCGCGCGGTCACCGGCGCGGACGACGCGAAGGTCCTCGACTACCGGCCGGGTCCCGAAGGCGGGGTCGTGCGGGTCGCCGTCGGCGGCAAGGAACTGGACGTGCTGGTCGCGGTGCCGGGTGAGCACATGGCGCTCAACGCGGTTGCCGCGCTGCTCGCCGGGATCGAGCTGGGCGCGCCGGTCGAGGAGCTGGCCGAGGGGCTGGCCGCGTTCGGGGGGGTCCGGCGGCGGTTCGAGTTCAAGGGCCGCTCCGGCGACGTCCGGGTCTACGACGACTACGCCCATCACCCGACCGAGGTCGCCGCGCAGTTGCGCGCGGTGCGGCACGCGGCGGGCCAGGGGCGCGTGATCGTGTTGTTCCAGCCGCACCTGTACTCGCGGACGAAGGCCTTCGCCACCGAGTTCGCCGAGGCGCTGGGCCTGGCCGACGAGGTGGTGCTGCTCGACGTGTTCGGCGCGCGCGAGGAGCCCGAGCCGGGGGTGAGCGGTGCTCTCATCGCGGAGCAGGTCACTTCTTCCGTGCACTACCAGCCCGCGTTCGACCAGGTGGTGACGCTCGCGGCCGACCTGGCGAAGCCGGGCGACCTGGTGGTCACCATGGGCGCCGGCGACGTCACGCAGCTCGGTCCGGAGATCCTCGCCGAGCTGGACCGCCGGAGCGAGCAGGGCTAG